In one Candidatus Planktophila versatilis genomic region, the following are encoded:
- a CDS encoding SRPBCC family protein, with protein sequence MAINTLAISLSIPAPQIEVWKAIADWPSQGQWMLQTKVWVTSERTSGVGTSISAFTGPLHKFYPRIKSPGLLDLMTVTRWEEPARCDVDHHGKILKGSGSFILTEEGSHSTRFDWSETIVAPRALFLLIAPFLYVGVRISLARFARSFH encoded by the coding sequence ATGGCGATTAACACGCTAGCGATTTCGCTCTCCATTCCAGCACCTCAGATAGAAGTGTGGAAGGCGATTGCGGATTGGCCTTCACAAGGACAGTGGATGCTGCAAACAAAAGTCTGGGTAACATCAGAGCGCACTTCAGGAGTTGGCACTTCCATTTCTGCATTCACTGGGCCACTTCACAAGTTCTATCCTCGAATTAAGTCACCAGGATTACTGGACCTCATGACTGTTACTCGCTGGGAGGAGCCAGCTCGATGCGATGTTGATCATCATGGAAAAATTCTTAAGGGAAGCGGTTCTTTCATTCTCACCGAAGAGGGTTCACATTCCACGCGCTTTGATTGGTCAGAAACAATCGTGGCACCGCGAGCGCTCTTTTTGCTGATTGCCCCTTTTCTATATGTGGGTGTACGCATATCCCTCGCACGATTCGCACGTTCATTTCACTAA
- a CDS encoding TIGR00730 family Rossman fold protein yields MRIAVFCSSSPSIDSKYIDLAFELGAGIAESGAELVSGGGHISAMGAISRGARSKAGRTIGVIPQKLVDIEFADHESDELIVVDSMRTRKAKIEDLSDAFITLPGGLGTLEELFEIWVGRYLQFHDKPVIILDPHGIYQPLHTLVEHLENENFVKPGMRDLLHWTTTVEQALDYAHGKK; encoded by the coding sequence ATGCGCATTGCAGTGTTTTGTTCTTCATCACCGTCGATTGATTCGAAATATATAGACCTAGCCTTTGAACTTGGCGCCGGTATCGCCGAGAGCGGCGCCGAATTGGTTTCAGGGGGCGGTCATATCTCTGCCATGGGCGCAATTTCACGTGGAGCTCGCAGTAAAGCAGGGCGCACCATCGGGGTGATACCGCAGAAGTTAGTTGATATTGAATTTGCAGATCATGAGAGCGATGAATTAATTGTGGTCGACTCTATGCGCACCCGTAAGGCAAAGATAGAAGACCTATCCGATGCCTTCATTACCCTCCCAGGTGGGCTCGGCACTCTAGAAGAACTCTTTGAAATATGGGTTGGGCGCTACCTTCAATTCCACGATAAGCCAGTGATCATTCTTGACCCACATGGTATTTATCAGCCACTACATACATTGGTGGAGCATCTAGAGAATGAGAATTTTGTGAAACCTGGAATGCGCGATCTCTTACATTGGACAACTACGGTTGAGCAAGCACTTGATTATGCACACGGGAAAAAGTAG
- the dapD gene encoding 2,3,4,5-tetrahydropyridine-2,6-dicarboxylate N-succinyltransferase codes for MSSLAHGHGIATLAGTTVLDVWFPAPALGAIAGAPDSSLQSMVGSDDARGVTRELVSIEIDLAVAPKDARDAYLRLHLLSHRLVKPHSASLDGIFGLLANVVWTSVGPCAVEGFELTRARLKAQHGHVSVISVDKFPRMVDYVVPSGVRIADADRVRLGAHLAPGTTVMHEGFVNFNAGTLGTSMVEGRISSGVVVGDGTDVGGGASIMGTLSGGGKEVISVGEKCLLGANSGLGISLGNNCVIEAGTYITAAAKVKLPDGEVVKAGTLSGANDLLFRRNSLSGGLEVVMRTGTWGGLNSVLHAN; via the coding sequence ATGTCTTCATTAGCTCATGGCCACGGAATCGCAACTCTTGCCGGCACAACTGTGCTCGATGTCTGGTTTCCTGCGCCGGCACTTGGAGCCATTGCTGGCGCCCCTGATTCATCATTGCAATCAATGGTGGGCTCAGATGATGCGCGAGGAGTAACTCGAGAGCTAGTCTCGATTGAAATTGATTTAGCGGTAGCACCGAAAGATGCACGCGATGCATACCTGCGACTGCACTTACTTTCACACCGCTTGGTTAAGCCACATAGTGCATCACTCGATGGAATTTTTGGACTACTTGCCAATGTTGTCTGGACCTCAGTTGGACCGTGCGCCGTTGAAGGATTTGAACTTACCCGTGCACGTTTGAAAGCCCAACATGGTCACGTGAGTGTTATCTCGGTAGATAAGTTCCCGCGCATGGTTGATTACGTCGTGCCAAGTGGTGTGCGCATTGCAGATGCTGATCGCGTTCGTTTAGGTGCCCACCTAGCACCTGGCACAACTGTGATGCACGAAGGATTTGTTAACTTTAATGCTGGAACTCTTGGAACGTCGATGGTCGAAGGTCGCATCTCTTCAGGTGTAGTTGTTGGAGATGGCACAGATGTTGGCGGTGGCGCTTCGATTATGGGAACCCTCAGCGGCGGCGGCAAAGAAGTAATTTCTGTAGGAGAAAAGTGCTTACTGGGTGCTAACTCTGGTTTAGGAATTTCACTAGGCAATAACTGCGTCATTGAAGCCGGTACCTACATCACAGCAGCTGCCAAGGTGAAGTTACCTGATGGTGAAGTTGTTAAAGCTGGCACACTTTCAGGTGCAAATGATCTGCTATTTCGTCGTAACTCACTGAGTGGTGGCCTTGAAGTTGTGATGCGCACCGGTACCTGGGGCGGCCTGAACTCCGTCTTGCACGCCAACTAA
- a CDS encoding SpoIID/LytB domain-containing protein, with translation MFKALLLVFSISFAATSTATATAPLQFSFTGSGYGHGVGMSQIGAKARALSGESATAILNYYYKNVQIAPIVDTHTIRVNIGRALKSISFVSATPDSAVQIFSGDIANAQDVPPIMTLAAKKKITFNVDGAFATGEGLRAKAFTIRWSGPSSVITFSQPGSVVKYRYGQIQVKVVKSAMEVTNTLALRDEYLWGISEVPSSWPAAALEAQVIASRSYAMSKLGKINSACDCQVYSHIADQNFVGFSKESEPRFGQFWKAAVSRTIIDTSTSLAILSNGKPIQAYFFSSSGGATQTTLDAWGQATSYTQSVVDPAGLDPKNNPRFATWSASADQSLVATAFLLADIVTLEIISRNTAGAVTYIKGTASDGSTKLLRGDTFRSRVKIPSPYFNLAG, from the coding sequence ATGTTTAAAGCCTTACTCTTAGTTTTCTCCATCTCATTTGCTGCAACATCGACCGCCACAGCAACCGCACCTCTCCAATTTTCTTTTACGGGTTCCGGATACGGCCACGGCGTTGGAATGAGTCAGATTGGAGCCAAGGCTCGTGCTCTCTCAGGTGAAAGTGCCACGGCAATTCTCAATTACTATTACAAAAATGTGCAGATTGCACCGATAGTAGATACCCATACGATTCGAGTAAATATTGGTCGCGCTTTAAAGTCAATTTCATTTGTCAGCGCGACACCAGATTCAGCAGTGCAGATCTTTAGCGGTGACATTGCAAATGCGCAAGATGTTCCACCCATTATGACTTTAGCTGCCAAGAAGAAGATAACCTTCAACGTTGATGGTGCATTCGCTACGGGTGAAGGCCTGCGCGCCAAAGCCTTCACCATTAGGTGGAGTGGACCTTCGTCAGTCATTACATTTTCACAGCCAGGTAGTGTCGTGAAATACAGGTATGGGCAGATTCAAGTGAAGGTAGTAAAAAGCGCAATGGAGGTCACTAACACACTGGCCCTTCGCGATGAGTACTTATGGGGGATTAGCGAAGTTCCGTCATCTTGGCCTGCAGCTGCACTTGAAGCACAGGTAATTGCTTCGCGATCATATGCAATGTCAAAGCTTGGAAAAATTAACTCTGCATGCGACTGTCAGGTTTATTCACATATTGCAGATCAGAACTTTGTGGGCTTTTCTAAAGAATCTGAACCGAGGTTCGGTCAGTTCTGGAAAGCGGCAGTTTCGCGAACAATCATTGACACTTCCACAAGTCTGGCAATTCTAAGTAATGGAAAACCAATACAGGCTTACTTCTTCTCATCCTCAGGTGGTGCAACGCAGACAACTCTCGATGCCTGGGGGCAGGCAACGAGTTATACGCAATCAGTAGTTGATCCTGCGGGGCTAGATCCTAAAAACAATCCTCGCTTTGCTACCTGGAGCGCATCGGCAGATCAATCTCTAGTTGCCACTGCCTTCCTGCTCGCAGACATCGTCACTCTTGAAATAATCTCCCGAAATACTGCAGGGGCAGTTACCTACATCAAGGGCACAGCAAGTGATGGGTCAACCAAATTATTAAGGGGAGATACCTTTAGAAGTAGAGTAAAGATTCCTTCGCCCTACTTTAATTTAGCGGGTTAA
- a CDS encoding ABC transporter ATP-binding protein — protein MISLSDFNHEHAQHGIAVSVRDLGLTYTTSIEKKPTLKARFKSLGRGKKYTRIVPALTDVNIDVHYGAVLGIIGSNGAGKSTLMRVISGIIPPSQGRVEVYGSVSTLLALGVGFNPSMTGRDNVYLGGLAAGMSREEIDNHFDAIADFSELGEAIDAPMRTYSSGMFARLAFSVAAVVEPDILIIDEALSTGDAKFKEKSLNRIKELRSADRALILVSHALATIEDICNEVIWLNKGKLMMRGNPTEVITAYREFVNARKSASSDEDV, from the coding sequence GTGATTTCGCTGTCCGACTTTAACCACGAACATGCCCAGCATGGCATTGCTGTTTCGGTGCGAGACCTGGGACTCACGTACACAACATCAATCGAAAAGAAACCAACGTTAAAGGCGCGCTTCAAATCTCTTGGTCGAGGCAAGAAATACACCCGAATTGTTCCTGCACTCACCGATGTGAACATTGATGTTCACTATGGCGCTGTGCTTGGAATTATTGGCTCTAATGGAGCGGGTAAATCAACGTTGATGCGTGTGATTTCAGGAATCATTCCTCCCTCACAGGGGCGCGTTGAGGTCTATGGAAGTGTCAGCACACTGCTTGCACTCGGCGTTGGCTTTAATCCATCAATGACAGGCCGCGATAATGTCTATCTCGGTGGTCTGGCAGCAGGAATGTCTCGGGAAGAGATCGATAACCATTTTGATGCGATTGCCGATTTTTCAGAACTTGGGGAAGCAATCGATGCTCCGATGCGCACATATTCTTCTGGAATGTTTGCTCGCCTAGCCTTCTCAGTAGCTGCCGTAGTTGAACCCGATATTTTGATTATCGATGAAGCGCTCAGCACAGGTGATGCGAAGTTTAAAGAGAAGAGTCTGAACAGAATTAAGGAGTTGCGCAGCGCAGATCGCGCGCTCATTCTTGTCAGCCACGCACTTGCCACTATCGAGGATATTTGCAATGAGGTCATCTGGCTTAATAAGGGCAAGCTTATGATGCGTGGAAACCCTACGGAAGTCATTACTGCCTATCGTGAATTTGTTAACGCTAGAAAGAGCGCATCATCTGATGAGGATGTTTAA
- a CDS encoding ABC transporter permease, with the protein MDKPVVIYEPFRAGLPPMREYFASLWSRRAFISEFSRSGLRQQNYGSLFGQLWLILNPLLLSAVYFLLIYVIGGSSDATRFGHLTATLFLFYLIANSLTGGVKAITSGERLILNTPFPRIMLPISATVIALFKFLPTVVVFTVIHLLIGLPFSWQMLWAVPILFIAVVMALGMSILISCINVYFRDISSILPYLTRSLLYLSPILYEADSISESIKKFEILNPLFYLLDSWSRVVVHAEAPSMNGLIHASLWALGLLLIGSYIFLSRERDFAVRL; encoded by the coding sequence GTGGATAAACCAGTTGTAATTTACGAACCTTTCCGCGCTGGCTTGCCGCCGATGCGGGAATATTTCGCCTCCCTGTGGAGCCGGCGCGCGTTTATCTCAGAGTTTTCTCGATCAGGGCTACGCCAACAAAATTATGGATCTCTCTTTGGTCAGCTCTGGCTGATTCTCAATCCATTGCTCTTATCCGCGGTCTACTTCTTACTTATCTACGTTATTGGCGGCAGTAGTGATGCCACTCGCTTCGGACACCTCACCGCTACGCTTTTTCTCTTCTATTTAATTGCAAATAGCCTCACAGGTGGAGTCAAAGCAATTACCTCGGGTGAGCGCCTGATTCTCAACACACCATTTCCGCGCATCATGCTTCCAATTTCAGCCACTGTAATTGCCCTCTTTAAATTTTTACCTACCGTCGTTGTCTTCACGGTAATTCACCTTCTCATTGGTTTGCCATTTTCGTGGCAGATGCTCTGGGCAGTTCCAATCCTGTTTATTGCAGTTGTGATGGCACTTGGGATGTCGATTCTTATTTCATGCATCAATGTCTATTTCCGAGATATTTCAAGTATTTTGCCTTATCTGACGCGCAGTCTTCTGTATTTATCTCCAATTTTGTATGAGGCAGACAGTATTTCTGAAAGTATTAAGAAATTTGAAATTCTTAACCCCCTCTTCTATCTACTTGATTCATGGTCACGTGTTGTTGTGCATGCTGAGGCTCCATCAATGAATGGGCTCATTCACGCGTCACTATGGGCACTCGGACTTTTATTGATTGGCTCCTACATCTTCCTATCGAGGGAGCGTGATTTCGCTGTCCGACTTTAA
- a CDS encoding glycosyltransferase family 2 protein, which translates to MATPMQELIGSPHPSISVILPVLNEQSHLESSVRSILSQDYQGPIEVILAIGPSKDRTLEIAKRIASADSRVVIVENPTGKTAMGLNLALRQSLNPVVVRVDAHAEIPQNYLSLIVEVLNKTGAVNVGGVMAAVGKTIFEKSVAGAMRSAFGVGASRFHTGGEAGPVDTVYLGAFRREALIAIGGFDERFTRAQDWELNFRLRENGGVIYFDPRLHVTYRPRSTVRALAKQYFEYGRWRRVVSRRHKGTINYRYLAPPVALVGFLASVILGLLVSPILFFPAAIYTLFVLGAAVKISSSIREFFLLLLVLPTMHFAWGAGFISSPKTLMPSSE; encoded by the coding sequence ATGGCGACACCAATGCAAGAGTTAATTGGCTCACCGCACCCATCAATTAGCGTGATCTTGCCTGTGCTCAATGAGCAGTCACATCTGGAGAGCTCAGTTCGCTCGATACTTTCACAAGATTACCAAGGCCCCATAGAAGTCATTTTGGCAATCGGTCCATCAAAAGATAGAACACTAGAAATTGCAAAGCGCATAGCTTCGGCAGATTCACGAGTTGTGATTGTAGAAAACCCCACGGGCAAGACAGCGATGGGTCTGAATCTTGCACTTCGGCAATCATTGAATCCAGTTGTGGTGCGAGTCGATGCCCATGCTGAGATTCCCCAGAATTACCTCTCCTTAATAGTTGAGGTGCTAAATAAGACGGGCGCTGTCAATGTCGGCGGTGTTATGGCCGCTGTTGGGAAAACGATCTTTGAAAAGTCTGTTGCAGGTGCAATGCGCAGTGCATTCGGAGTTGGTGCATCACGTTTTCACACTGGAGGAGAAGCGGGGCCTGTAGATACTGTCTACCTCGGAGCTTTTCGCAGAGAGGCCCTGATTGCAATCGGCGGATTCGATGAACGATTTACACGCGCTCAAGATTGGGAACTCAATTTTCGCTTACGTGAAAATGGAGGAGTCATTTACTTTGATCCCCGACTTCACGTGACATATCGCCCACGGTCAACAGTGCGCGCTCTTGCAAAACAATACTTTGAATACGGCCGCTGGCGTAGAGTAGTTTCTAGGAGACATAAGGGAACAATCAATTATCGTTACCTGGCGCCACCGGTTGCACTCGTTGGGTTCTTAGCATCAGTAATACTTGGATTACTCGTCTCGCCAATTCTTTTTTTCCCGGCTGCGATCTATACGCTCTTTGTCCTGGGAGCCGCAGTAAAGATTTCGTCTTCAATTCGTGAATTCTTTCTATTACTACTTGTCTTACCCACAATGCACTTCGCGTGGGGTGCTGGATTCATATCTTCCCCAAAGACTCTCATGCCTTCATCGGAGTAA
- a CDS encoding LCP family protein gives MKSTRAIRIITSLSLGVVILASLSWVGLGQVSGQISRIDVFGKLTDRPEKTSRALNYLVVGSDSREGLSKKEIQALRVGSTAVAAGGRSDTMFLIHISKSRDAAFIVSLPRDTLVQVPAHKSQDGTTDISERPGKLNAAFAFGGAPLLIQTIETKTNLKIDHYVEVNFAGFTRVVDALGGIEVCTSVDIDDPKSHLVLSAGTHTLGGIEALKYVRTRDYDGRGDIGRMERQQKFVSSVLRKATSSGVLLNPIKLANFYNATISTVKMDSGVSKNDLLTLAKQMRNLSSGNVRTLTVPISNPNGRDPVVGSVVIWDEELAADLWTRIRDDKALIDEVKPSPSATAAPIKIDKFKTKTAAENPCAPKK, from the coding sequence GTGAAATCTACTCGAGCGATTCGGATAATTACATCACTCTCTTTAGGTGTTGTAATACTAGCCTCGCTTTCATGGGTTGGATTAGGTCAAGTCAGTGGTCAAATCTCGCGTATCGATGTTTTTGGAAAGCTCACAGACCGTCCTGAAAAAACTTCTCGGGCCCTTAATTACTTGGTTGTGGGATCTGATTCTCGCGAAGGTTTGAGCAAGAAAGAGATTCAAGCGCTACGGGTGGGCAGTACCGCTGTTGCTGCAGGTGGACGCTCGGACACAATGTTCTTAATTCACATTAGTAAAAGTAGAGATGCCGCATTTATCGTCTCCCTACCCAGAGATACCTTGGTTCAAGTTCCCGCACATAAGAGCCAAGATGGAACGACAGATATTTCTGAACGCCCTGGAAAGCTCAATGCAGCATTTGCCTTCGGTGGCGCACCTCTACTTATCCAAACTATCGAGACCAAGACTAATTTAAAGATTGACCATTACGTCGAAGTAAACTTTGCCGGATTTACTCGTGTAGTTGATGCCCTGGGTGGAATTGAAGTCTGTACCAGCGTTGATATCGATGATCCAAAGAGCCACTTAGTACTGAGCGCCGGCACGCACACCTTGGGTGGAATTGAGGCACTTAAGTATGTGCGAACACGTGATTACGATGGTCGCGGAGATATTGGACGCATGGAGCGTCAACAGAAGTTTGTCAGTTCGGTCTTGCGCAAAGCCACAAGCAGTGGTGTATTGCTAAACCCAATTAAATTAGCAAATTTCTATAACGCAACTATTTCAACGGTGAAGATGGATTCTGGAGTGAGTAAGAATGACCTGCTCACCTTGGCAAAGCAGATGCGTAATCTCTCTTCTGGCAATGTGCGCACGCTAACCGTTCCAATTTCTAACCCCAATGGAAGAGATCCAGTTGTTGGCTCAGTTGTGATTTGGGATGAAGAGCTAGCCGCAGACTTATGGACACGTATTCGTGATGATAAAGCGCTGATAGATGAGGTAAAGCCTTCACCAAGTGCTACAGCTGCGCCAATCAAAATCGATAAATTTAAGACGAAGACGGCGGCGGAGAATCCCTGCGCTCCTAAGAAGTAG
- a CDS encoding UDP-glucose dehydrogenase family protein, with the protein MTLKLSVIGCGYLGATHAACMSSLGFEVVGVDTDQSKVDLLSRGELPFYEPGLDTLLAAEMKTGRLSFTTDFSAVSDADVHFICVGTPQSKDGLAADLTYVKSSVAAIAPHLKEGSLVVGKSTVPVGTAQLLRDQLAISAPQADLAWNPEFLREGFAVEDTLTPNRLVVGVVNDRAEQILKEVYKPIIDLGTPWIRADLPTAELVKVAANSFLATKISFINAMAEVCEAAGGDVTVLAKAIGYDPRIGNRFLQAGIGFGGGCLPKDIRAFMARAQELGADQALEFLREIDAINMRARQRVIDVVRADLSEDLTQYKIAILGATFKPDSDDVRDSPALDIAAQLQAAGATVVVHDPKGIEPARKRFPNLDYQEKVVDAVKGADAILHLTEWKEYRELDPSVIGQLVKSKFLIDGRNMLDRNLWRAAGWRVHALGRTD; encoded by the coding sequence ATGACCCTTAAGCTCTCGGTGATTGGCTGTGGTTATCTTGGCGCCACTCATGCTGCATGTATGTCCTCACTCGGTTTCGAAGTTGTTGGAGTTGATACAGATCAGAGCAAGGTTGATCTTCTCTCTCGTGGAGAACTTCCATTCTATGAACCAGGTTTAGATACCCTTCTTGCAGCAGAGATGAAGACTGGCAGGCTCTCATTTACAACAGATTTCTCTGCAGTAAGCGATGCCGATGTTCACTTTATCTGCGTGGGAACCCCACAGAGTAAGGATGGGCTGGCCGCAGATCTGACCTATGTGAAGTCATCGGTTGCCGCAATAGCCCCACATCTTAAAGAGGGTTCACTTGTTGTAGGTAAGTCAACTGTTCCAGTAGGAACTGCTCAACTATTACGCGATCAATTAGCAATATCTGCCCCACAGGCAGACCTTGCCTGGAATCCAGAATTTCTTCGGGAAGGTTTTGCTGTGGAAGACACTCTGACCCCCAATCGCCTTGTTGTTGGTGTTGTAAATGATCGTGCCGAACAAATTCTTAAAGAGGTCTACAAGCCCATTATTGATCTTGGCACTCCGTGGATACGCGCAGACCTACCAACAGCAGAGCTTGTCAAAGTTGCCGCTAATTCATTTCTTGCGACAAAGATTTCATTTATTAACGCAATGGCTGAAGTCTGCGAGGCAGCAGGCGGAGATGTCACAGTTCTTGCAAAAGCAATTGGATATGACCCCCGAATCGGTAATCGATTCTTGCAAGCAGGAATTGGTTTTGGTGGTGGATGTTTACCAAAAGATATCCGTGCCTTTATGGCGCGCGCGCAGGAACTTGGCGCAGATCAAGCACTTGAATTCTTACGCGAAATCGATGCAATTAACATGCGAGCTCGTCAACGAGTCATCGATGTTGTTCGCGCCGACCTTTCAGAAGACCTCACTCAATACAAGATTGCAATATTGGGTGCGACCTTTAAGCCCGATAGCGATGATGTGCGCGACTCCCCAGCACTTGATATAGCAGCTCAACTACAAGCAGCTGGTGCAACCGTTGTCGTTCATGACCCTAAGGGAATAGAACCTGCACGTAAGCGTTTTCCAAACCTTGATTACCAAGAAAAGGTAGTCGATGCAGTCAAAGGCGCTGACGCTATCTTGCACCTGACGGAATGGAAGGAATATCGCGAACTAGATCCTTCAGTAATTGGACAACTTGTGAAATCTAAATTCTTAATTGATGGTCGCAATATGCTCGATCGTAATCTCTGGCGTGCAGCTGGTTGGCGCGTACACGCACTAGGTCGAACTGACTAG
- the purE gene encoding 5-(carboxyamino)imidazole ribonucleotide mutase, with protein MSNSKDVAIIMGSDSDWPVMEEAAKVLDSFGISYEVDVISAHRMPLEMVDFSQKAQAKGFKVIIAGAGGAAHLPGMVASLTTLPVIGVPVALKNLDGMDSLLSIVQMPAGIPVATVGVGNAKNAGILAARILGISDAAISAKVSESLKAINEEAKAKGAQLSARRNQKTGF; from the coding sequence ATGAGTAATTCTAAAGATGTAGCGATAATCATGGGCTCTGACTCTGATTGGCCAGTCATGGAAGAAGCTGCCAAAGTTCTTGACTCATTTGGTATCTCTTATGAAGTAGATGTTATTTCTGCCCATCGCATGCCACTCGAGATGGTTGATTTTTCACAAAAGGCGCAAGCAAAAGGATTTAAGGTAATTATCGCTGGTGCTGGTGGGGCAGCTCATCTACCTGGCATGGTCGCTTCGCTAACAACACTTCCGGTAATCGGAGTCCCTGTTGCACTAAAGAATTTAGATGGAATGGATTCACTACTTTCAATTGTGCAGATGCCTGCTGGAATTCCAGTTGCAACTGTTGGAGTAGGAAATGCAAAGAACGCGGGAATACTTGCGGCGCGCATTCTTGGAATTTCTGATGCAGCTATCTCTGCCAAGGTTTCAGAATCTCTCAAAGCAATCAATGAAGAGGCAAAAGCAAAGGGCGCTCAATTAAGCGCCCGTCGCAATCAAAAAACTGGGTTCTAG
- a CDS encoding 5-(carboxyamino)imidazole ribonucleotide synthase: MAHELLLETSFIYDKSVNERFPTVGVIGAGQLARMMVAPASTLGINLLLFAQSADDSAAQINSHVIGDFTDLEALKSFAARCDVITFEHELVPLPVIKGLEAAGVRVYPASSAFVYSQDKAEMRKKLVNYQAPAWKVITATSEVDQYPLIAKAISGGYDGRGVWKINSQDELAEVLKHTPKLLIEELISFDSEIAVMVARSPHGQATSWAPTQTVQEDGICTMTITPAPCISDEIAELAQKLALDIAAEVGVIGVMAVEMFVKGDHLFINELAMRPHNSGHWTIDGSRTSQFEQHLRAILDLPLGEPAMTHEYAVMGNILGGDKTDMYRPYLHLMARNPDLKFHQYKKEVRKGRKIGHVTAIGSDLLQLTTDVQHARDYMSGAIDE, encoded by the coding sequence ATGGCTCACGAATTACTGTTGGAGACATCGTTCATCTACGATAAGTCAGTGAACGAGCGATTCCCAACAGTTGGCGTCATTGGCGCGGGCCAGTTAGCGCGCATGATGGTTGCACCAGCTTCGACGCTCGGAATCAATCTCCTTCTTTTCGCACAAAGTGCAGATGACTCAGCGGCTCAAATTAATAGCCATGTGATTGGTGATTTCACAGATTTAGAGGCGCTCAAGAGTTTTGCTGCGCGCTGTGATGTCATTACATTTGAACACGAACTTGTGCCGCTGCCGGTCATTAAAGGACTTGAGGCAGCAGGTGTACGTGTGTATCCAGCATCATCGGCATTTGTCTATTCACAAGATAAGGCAGAGATGCGTAAGAAGTTAGTAAATTATCAAGCACCAGCGTGGAAGGTAATCACTGCAACATCTGAAGTAGATCAGTACCCATTGATTGCAAAGGCCATTTCAGGCGGCTATGACGGGCGTGGAGTATGGAAGATTAATTCTCAGGATGAATTGGCTGAAGTGTTAAAGCACACCCCAAAATTATTGATTGAAGAGCTGATTTCATTTGATTCTGAGATTGCCGTCATGGTTGCACGTTCCCCTCATGGTCAAGCAACATCGTGGGCCCCAACACAGACCGTGCAAGAAGATGGAATCTGCACCATGACCATCACGCCCGCACCCTGCATCTCTGACGAGATTGCAGAACTAGCGCAGAAGCTGGCGCTAGATATTGCAGCCGAAGTAGGTGTCATTGGCGTGATGGCAGTTGAGATGTTTGTAAAAGGTGATCACTTATTCATTAATGAGCTCGCAATGCGTCCACATAATTCTGGACACTGGACCATCGATGGCTCTCGAACAAGCCAATTCGAACAACACCTGCGAGCAATACTCGATCTTCCACTTGGTGAACCTGCCATGACTCACGAGTATGCGGTGATGGGAAATATTTTAGGTGGCGATAAAACCGATATGTATCGCCCATATTTACACCTGATGGCTCGAAACCCAGACCTTAAGTTTCATCAATATAAGAAGGAAGTTCGAAAAGGGCGCAAGATTGGTCATGTCACCGCAATCGGCTCCGACCTTCTACAATTAACCACAGATGTGCAGCATGCACGGGACTACATGAGCGGGGCAATTGATGAGTAA